The Candidatus Koribacter versatilis Ellin345 genome has a segment encoding these proteins:
- a CDS encoding M16 family metallopeptidase, which produces MKCPVAKLVFALLLLSSFLAAQDEASFEKRVTVKKLPNGLTIVICERHEAPVFSFYTVVDAGSSQDPRGRTGLAHMFEHMAFKGTPTIGTTDWPAEKAALAKVETAYTAYIDERDKRVGRDDAKVASLQKAWKDTIADANKYVIPNQFGQIVESAGGEGMNASTSWDSTDYLYSMPVNKFELWAYLESERFLHPVMREFYKERDVVVEERRMRTESSPVGRLIEQFTAASFTASPYHRPTVGYYSDLQTFSATDAEKFFHTYYIPSNMVIGLVGDLDPAKVMPILEKYFARIPSGPKPIDETSVEPPQNSERIVKLTDASQPYYLEGYHRPDYMNADDAVYDVITDLLSDGRTSRLYRSLVRDKKIALAAAGFSGFPGVKYAHLFVFYALPTQGHTTQEVADAIHVEINKLKTTDVTDEELQMIKTREKAGLIRRLGSNEGLANELAVYQTRYGDWHELFKSVDRIDKVTKADVRRIANQIFTETNRSIATIQTAAPQKGAQQ; this is translated from the coding sequence ATGAAATGCCCTGTCGCGAAGCTCGTCTTCGCGCTGCTGTTGCTCTCCTCATTCCTCGCCGCGCAAGACGAGGCTTCTTTTGAAAAGCGCGTTACCGTGAAGAAGCTGCCCAACGGCCTGACGATCGTCATCTGCGAACGTCATGAAGCGCCCGTCTTCTCCTTCTATACGGTCGTCGATGCCGGCTCTTCGCAAGATCCTCGCGGACGCACCGGCCTCGCGCACATGTTCGAGCACATGGCCTTCAAGGGCACGCCGACCATCGGCACCACCGACTGGCCCGCCGAGAAAGCAGCTTTGGCAAAGGTCGAGACCGCCTACACCGCCTACATCGACGAGCGTGACAAGCGCGTGGGCCGCGACGATGCCAAGGTCGCCTCTCTCCAGAAGGCCTGGAAAGACACGATCGCCGACGCCAACAAGTACGTCATTCCCAACCAGTTCGGGCAGATCGTCGAAAGCGCCGGCGGCGAGGGCATGAACGCCTCCACCTCGTGGGACTCCACCGACTACCTCTACTCCATGCCGGTGAACAAGTTCGAACTCTGGGCGTATCTCGAGTCCGAGCGCTTCCTGCATCCGGTGATGCGCGAGTTCTACAAGGAGCGCGATGTCGTCGTCGAAGAGCGCCGCATGCGCACCGAGAGCTCGCCCGTCGGCCGCCTCATCGAGCAGTTCACCGCGGCGTCCTTCACCGCCAGCCCGTATCATCGGCCGACCGTCGGCTACTACAGCGACCTCCAAACCTTCTCCGCCACCGATGCCGAGAAGTTCTTCCACACGTATTACATTCCCAGCAACATGGTCATCGGCCTGGTCGGCGATCTCGATCCCGCCAAGGTGATGCCGATTCTCGAGAAGTACTTCGCGCGCATTCCGTCGGGTCCCAAGCCGATTGACGAAACTTCCGTCGAGCCGCCGCAGAATTCCGAGCGCATCGTGAAGCTCACCGACGCGTCGCAGCCCTACTACCTCGAGGGCTATCACCGTCCCGACTACATGAACGCCGACGACGCCGTCTACGACGTCATCACCGACCTGCTCTCCGACGGCCGCACCTCGCGCCTCTATCGCTCGCTGGTGCGCGATAAGAAGATCGCCCTCGCCGCCGCCGGCTTCAGCGGCTTCCCCGGCGTGAAGTACGCGCACCTGTTCGTCTTTTACGCGCTGCCCACGCAAGGCCACACCACGCAGGAAGTCGCCGACGCCATTCACGTGGAGATCAACAAGCTCAAGACCACCGACGTGACGGACGAAGAACTCCAGATGATCAAAACGCGCGAGAAGGCCGGCTTGATCCGCCGCCTCGGCAGCAACGAAGGCCTCGCCAACGAACTCGCGGTTTACCAGACGCGTTATGGCGATTGGCACGAACTCTTCAAGTCGGTGGACCGCATCGACAAGGTGACCAAGGCTGACGTTCGCCGCATCGCCAACCAGATCTTCACCGAAACCAACCGCTCCATCGCGACCATTCAGACCGCGGCGCCGCAGAAGGGAGCGCAGCAATAA
- a CDS encoding carbamoyltransferase family protein translates to MVVLGFSGIQNGEYYRQHYGLRFVGHDAAVALVRDGEVLFAAEEERFSRQKHTSSFPIGALNAALQTTGLEIGDIDTVAYPWAITGRKFLHMNLNHVHRVPLFSGPQLAIAGMRVIRDLMSPQRIASRFSAELGSALPRCRGVSHHMGHSACAYYTSPFDSAAVLTIDGQGEDESGSLGEWNATRYRHIRSIYSPDSIGILYGMITDFLGMRAAWDEYKVMGMASYGNPTRFAAQYRSLVELLPRGRYRTDRTAMVFKPGYCETMLCRTFGIAQRKPDEPLEQVHFDLAAALQKLTEDVVFHLLAHLRKETSAPDLCLAGGVFQNSVLNGKILRSGLFERVHVPPVPGDHGGALGAALFAYHEKNLKRTDLDFSAFTGPAYAEREIQAVLDQANAVRYNRPAELANEVAQRLAQGQVLGWFQGRMEYGPRALGHRSILASPLSAEMKDVVNERIKHRERFRPFAGAVPRECVNQYFELDGASPYMQFVVPVKKEAENRIPAVVHFGTCRAQTVDRTDDPLFHALLTAFGKLTGHPVLLNTSFNDADEPIVCSPADAVRTFLRTNLDAMALGPFLVERR, encoded by the coding sequence ATGGTCGTACTTGGCTTCTCCGGTATTCAGAACGGCGAATACTACCGTCAACACTACGGCTTACGTTTTGTTGGGCACGACGCGGCCGTGGCGCTGGTGCGGGACGGCGAGGTGCTTTTTGCTGCCGAAGAGGAACGATTCTCCCGCCAGAAACACACGTCGAGCTTTCCGATCGGTGCCCTGAACGCCGCGCTGCAAACGACCGGATTAGAAATCGGCGACATTGACACCGTCGCGTACCCTTGGGCGATCACCGGCAGAAAGTTCCTGCACATGAATCTCAACCATGTGCACCGTGTGCCTTTGTTCTCAGGGCCGCAACTCGCGATCGCCGGAATGCGCGTGATACGTGACCTGATGTCACCCCAACGGATTGCAAGCCGCTTTTCCGCCGAACTTGGAAGCGCTCTTCCAAGGTGCCGCGGCGTCTCGCACCACATGGGCCACTCGGCGTGCGCCTACTACACTTCTCCATTCGACAGCGCCGCTGTCCTCACCATCGATGGCCAGGGCGAAGACGAGAGCGGTTCGCTGGGTGAGTGGAACGCAACCCGCTATCGTCACATCCGCTCCATCTATTCTCCTGATTCCATTGGAATCCTCTACGGCATGATCACGGATTTCCTTGGCATGCGCGCCGCCTGGGATGAGTACAAGGTGATGGGCATGGCGTCGTATGGGAATCCGACGCGCTTCGCGGCTCAATACCGCTCGCTCGTTGAATTGTTGCCCAGAGGAAGGTATCGCACCGATCGCACCGCGATGGTGTTCAAGCCTGGATATTGCGAGACGATGCTCTGCCGGACATTCGGGATCGCACAACGCAAGCCGGATGAACCGCTTGAGCAGGTCCACTTCGATCTTGCGGCGGCCTTGCAGAAGCTAACCGAGGACGTCGTATTTCATCTGCTGGCGCACCTCCGGAAAGAGACAAGCGCACCGGACCTTTGTCTTGCCGGCGGGGTCTTTCAGAACTCTGTTTTAAACGGAAAAATCCTTCGCTCCGGCCTTTTCGAGCGAGTGCACGTTCCGCCCGTACCCGGAGATCACGGAGGAGCATTGGGAGCGGCTCTGTTCGCTTACCACGAAAAGAACCTTAAGCGCACGGACCTGGATTTTTCTGCATTCACCGGCCCAGCATATGCGGAGCGCGAAATACAAGCCGTCCTGGATCAGGCAAATGCCGTCCGCTACAACCGTCCCGCGGAACTTGCGAATGAGGTGGCTCAGCGCCTTGCGCAAGGACAAGTTCTCGGTTGGTTTCAGGGTCGGATGGAATATGGTCCACGGGCGCTTGGACACAGGAGTATCTTGGCAAGTCCTCTGTCGGCGGAAATGAAGGACGTGGTGAATGAGCGCATCAAGCATCGCGAGCGATTTCGACCATTCGCAGGCGCTGTACCTCGCGAATGCGTGAACCAGTATTTCGAGTTGGACGGCGCTTCACCGTATATGCAGTTCGTGGTGCCGGTGAAAAAGGAAGCTGAGAACCGGATACCCGCGGTGGTTCACTTTGGAACCTGCCGCGCCCAAACCGTCGACCGAACCGACGACCCGTTGTTTCATGCTCTCCTGACTGCATTCGGAAAACTGACGGGCCATCCCGTATTGCTCAACACCTCGTTCAACGACGCCGACGAACCAATCGTATGTTCGCCCGCCGATGCGGTACGGACTTTCCTCCGCACGAATCTAGACGCAATGGCGCTAGGCCCCTTCCTTGTCGAACGGCGTTGA
- a CDS encoding TIGR01777 family oxidoreductase, producing the protein MKIVIPGESGQVGTILARAFHRDEHEVVVLSRRAQVQPWRVIVWDGAALGDWAKELDGCDVVINLAGRSVNCRYSEANRKEILDSRVLSTRVVGQAIANAGRPPRVWLQASTATIYSHRYDGPNDEISGLLGGEEPNAPSSWRFSIEVARAWEGAFHEAKTVHTRKVALRSAMTLSPDRGGVFDALVGLMRHGLGGRAGDGRQFMSWIHYEDFVAATGWLIDHDDIEGIVNVAAPAPLPNAEFMRALRAAFGMPLGLPASKRMLEIGAVFLRTETELILKSRRVVPTRLLDHGFKFRFPTWSDAAGHLCRQWLLTRSQQKRLARRTPAGGNEFNCVRSGRSLRIP; encoded by the coding sequence GTGAAGATCGTGATCCCGGGTGAGTCTGGACAAGTCGGAACGATTTTGGCTCGCGCCTTTCACCGCGACGAGCATGAAGTGGTTGTGCTCAGCCGCCGTGCACAGGTCCAGCCGTGGCGCGTCATCGTATGGGATGGGGCAGCGCTCGGCGATTGGGCAAAAGAACTGGATGGCTGCGACGTGGTGATCAACCTCGCGGGGCGCAGCGTCAATTGCCGATACTCAGAGGCCAATCGGAAGGAAATCCTCGACTCCCGCGTGTTGTCGACACGAGTCGTCGGGCAAGCGATTGCGAATGCCGGGCGGCCGCCGCGCGTGTGGCTGCAGGCGAGCACCGCCACGATCTACTCGCATCGTTACGACGGCCCGAATGACGAGATATCGGGTCTCCTCGGCGGCGAGGAACCCAACGCCCCGAGTTCCTGGCGATTCAGCATCGAGGTTGCCCGCGCCTGGGAAGGCGCGTTCCATGAAGCGAAGACCGTCCACACCCGCAAGGTCGCGCTGCGTTCGGCAATGACGCTGAGCCCCGATCGCGGTGGAGTGTTCGATGCGCTTGTTGGCCTGATGCGGCATGGCCTGGGCGGGCGCGCCGGCGATGGGCGGCAGTTTATGTCGTGGATTCACTACGAGGACTTCGTGGCGGCCACTGGCTGGCTGATCGATCACGACGACATCGAGGGAATCGTTAACGTCGCCGCTCCGGCTCCGTTGCCGAACGCAGAGTTCATGCGTGCGCTGCGGGCTGCTTTCGGGATGCCGCTTGGACTCCCTGCTAGCAAACGGATGCTGGAGATCGGCGCCGTCTTCCTTCGGACGGAAACCGAACTCATTTTGAAGAGCCGTCGAGTGGTTCCAACCAGATTGCTTGATCATGGATTCAAGTTCAGATTTCCGACGTGGTCGGATGCGGCAGGCCACCTCTGCCGACAATGGCTGCTGACCCGCAGCCAACAAAAAAGGCTGGCGCGGAGGACGCCAGCCGGAGGCAACGAGTTCAACTGTGTTAGAAGCGGAAGATCCCTGAGAATTCCATGA
- a CDS encoding TonB-dependent receptor yields the protein MRYWNVTVRFVALALLLTSLPLLAGAQATTSLHGTVTDTTGAIVSGAKVTLSSTATNMVRQTTSNDKGIYDLESLMPGAYKLTVTAQGFRTMERPELTLKVNLPATENIVLAVGAANETVEVTGEAPLLNTTDSSVGHNMGGDEIEQIPLRSENMPLLLSFQPGVAYNGDKLLADSYDTRAGAVNGEHSDQNNITLDGVSNNDEFSGYSFIGVLPSTAFSTQEFRVTTSNYTAEQGRSAGAQISMVTKSGTNRFHGDLYEYNRNTIGEANDFFLKNAQIANGQPNTPEKLVHNTFGGDVGGPIIKDRLFFFFNYEGHRQSYSASEFANIPSTTLRDGIIQYACDTPSQCPAKSVTGISGNAYPIQAGWNALTASELGLMDPLGVGPNSAALSYFNGSFPQPNQSALNDAPNYGGYRWAAPTRLSENWYIGRLDWNITKNGNHTLFLRGAARNDSNDGAPFLPGDSPQYRTIDLSKGLVAGYTAAFTPHMVNNVRYGITHQSIGTLGNSSQAWVFMRDMDQGITYSSQFIAPVHNIADTLTWTKGTHSFSFGGNILFIRRSDTNYNSSFSDALTNADWLAYGGFANKNDPLDPAYGCSHGGPCHPAVASNFTHSYDFPLAAMMGIASEIDAQYNYSVKNTSTADPMAQGAPVARNWSTDTYILYAQDSWQARRNLTISYGLNYQLMTPITETKGQEVTPDVNMGAWFNRRAGGMLQGTPDNSYTPISFAPSGNYWGRSGLYSAQTKNFAPRIGISWSPEPNYSWLKKLTGDHQTVLRAGFGMYYDNFGPALALHYDAGGTFGLSTNLSNPASQLTLACPPGSSADCIAAPRITSMNEIPVTNGDGVQIMPGAPPSNFPVEYSGVEAIARGIDQSVKTPYSYAVNFSIQRELPWKMVLDLGYVGHFGHRILGLDDIAAPLNLIDPKSGISYYQAATRLSQMWRAGVPEGSITPSAIGPTAAYWQNMMKNTGSYAYCSQDGSTANMLQAIYDAFGPGCGSLYNETSGLYNIDLGYLPGLEPIGGFNSYYNSQYSSLWDWRSIGHSNYHGLQVSLRKDVSNGVSFGFNYTYSKSMDIESQSERGAHYLTSSIINPFDVNQMYGPSDFDLRHQINAYWVADLPFGRGKKFGNDMNRWMDTFLGGWQLNGTTRWSSGYPVSMFMGYVWPTNWDEMGWANTTGNKIATGTTIINGTPWIFKNPTQASLDAASGGPFDYAYPGQSGSRNNIRGDGYFAVDMSISKNWKIKESNSFQLRWSVFNVTNSTRFDAYNYMQTEWDSGSLGQYSGTLTQPRIMEFSGIFRF from the coding sequence ATGCGGTATTGGAACGTTACTGTTCGTTTTGTGGCTCTTGCCCTGCTCCTTACAAGTTTGCCGCTCCTTGCTGGGGCGCAGGCGACCACGTCCTTACACGGCACCGTAACTGATACCACGGGCGCAATCGTCTCCGGGGCCAAGGTGACGCTCTCCAGCACCGCAACGAACATGGTTCGCCAGACCACAAGCAACGACAAAGGTATCTATGATCTCGAGTCGCTAATGCCGGGCGCCTACAAACTCACGGTCACCGCGCAAGGCTTCCGAACCATGGAGCGCCCCGAGCTCACACTGAAGGTGAATCTGCCCGCAACGGAAAATATCGTCCTCGCGGTGGGCGCCGCCAACGAGACGGTCGAAGTCACGGGCGAAGCGCCGCTGCTAAATACGACCGATTCCAGCGTTGGCCACAACATGGGCGGCGATGAGATCGAGCAGATTCCTCTCCGCTCCGAAAACATGCCCCTGCTGCTCAGCTTCCAGCCGGGCGTCGCGTATAACGGCGACAAACTTCTTGCCGACAGCTACGACACCCGCGCCGGCGCTGTAAACGGCGAGCATAGCGACCAGAACAACATCACCCTCGACGGTGTCAGCAACAACGACGAGTTCAGCGGCTACTCCTTCATCGGTGTTCTCCCCTCCACCGCTTTCTCCACCCAGGAGTTCCGGGTTACGACTTCGAACTACACCGCCGAACAAGGCCGTTCCGCCGGCGCGCAAATCTCCATGGTCACCAAGAGCGGCACCAACCGCTTCCACGGTGACCTCTACGAGTACAACCGCAACACCATCGGCGAAGCCAATGACTTCTTCCTGAAGAACGCGCAGATCGCCAACGGCCAGCCGAACACTCCTGAGAAACTCGTACACAACACGTTTGGTGGCGACGTAGGCGGCCCGATCATCAAAGACCGGTTGTTCTTCTTCTTCAACTATGAAGGACATCGACAGTCCTACTCGGCGAGTGAGTTCGCCAACATCCCCAGCACGACACTCCGCGACGGCATCATCCAGTACGCCTGCGACACTCCTTCGCAATGTCCTGCCAAGTCCGTCACCGGCATCAGCGGGAACGCCTATCCTATCCAGGCCGGATGGAACGCGCTCACCGCCTCAGAACTCGGCCTCATGGATCCGCTGGGTGTCGGCCCGAATTCCGCGGCTCTCAGCTACTTCAACGGCAGCTTCCCGCAACCCAACCAGTCGGCGTTGAACGATGCACCGAACTATGGCGGCTATCGCTGGGCCGCGCCCACGCGCCTCAGTGAGAATTGGTACATCGGCCGCCTCGACTGGAACATCACCAAGAATGGCAATCACACGCTCTTCCTGCGTGGCGCAGCGCGCAATGACAGCAACGACGGCGCTCCCTTCCTCCCCGGCGATTCCCCGCAGTACCGCACCATTGATCTGAGCAAAGGCCTGGTGGCTGGCTACACCGCGGCGTTCACACCACACATGGTGAACAACGTGCGCTACGGCATTACCCATCAGAGCATCGGCACCCTCGGCAACTCCAGCCAAGCCTGGGTCTTCATGCGCGACATGGACCAGGGCATTACTTACTCGAGCCAGTTCATTGCCCCGGTACACAATATCGCCGACACCCTGACCTGGACCAAAGGCACGCACAGCTTCTCGTTCGGCGGAAATATTTTGTTCATTCGCCGCAGTGACACCAACTACAACAGCTCGTTCAGCGATGCACTCACCAACGCCGACTGGCTCGCCTACGGTGGATTCGCCAACAAGAACGACCCTCTCGACCCTGCCTATGGCTGCTCACACGGAGGACCTTGCCACCCCGCGGTGGCGAGCAACTTCACCCATAGCTATGACTTCCCGCTCGCGGCGATGATGGGTATCGCCAGCGAGATTGACGCGCAATACAACTACAGCGTCAAGAACACGAGCACCGCCGATCCCATGGCGCAGGGCGCTCCGGTCGCACGCAATTGGTCAACCGACACCTACATCCTCTACGCCCAGGACTCCTGGCAGGCACGCCGGAACCTCACCATCAGCTACGGCCTGAACTACCAGTTGATGACTCCAATTACGGAAACCAAAGGCCAGGAAGTTACTCCCGACGTCAACATGGGCGCCTGGTTCAATCGCCGCGCGGGCGGCATGTTGCAAGGAACCCCCGATAACAGCTACACGCCGATCTCGTTCGCACCCTCCGGCAATTACTGGGGCCGGTCGGGCCTCTACTCGGCGCAGACGAAAAACTTCGCCCCCCGTATCGGCATTTCGTGGTCGCCCGAACCGAATTACAGTTGGTTGAAGAAACTTACCGGTGACCACCAGACCGTTCTGCGTGCCGGCTTCGGCATGTACTACGACAACTTCGGCCCCGCGCTCGCGCTGCACTACGACGCGGGTGGCACGTTTGGTCTTTCCACGAACCTCTCGAACCCGGCCTCGCAGCTCACGCTCGCATGCCCTCCCGGCTCCTCGGCGGACTGCATTGCGGCACCTCGCATCACGAGCATGAACGAGATTCCCGTTACCAATGGCGACGGTGTCCAGATCATGCCCGGAGCACCGCCGTCTAATTTCCCCGTCGAATACTCCGGCGTGGAAGCCATCGCGCGCGGCATCGATCAATCGGTGAAGACACCGTATTCCTACGCGGTGAACTTCTCCATCCAGCGTGAACTTCCTTGGAAGATGGTCCTCGATCTTGGCTATGTCGGCCACTTCGGCCATCGCATCCTCGGGCTCGACGACATTGCTGCGCCCCTGAACCTGATTGATCCGAAGTCGGGCATCAGCTACTACCAGGCGGCAACACGCCTCTCGCAGATGTGGCGCGCCGGTGTACCCGAAGGCTCGATTACGCCTTCCGCCATCGGCCCCACGGCGGCGTATTGGCAGAACATGATGAAGAACACGGGATCGTATGCGTATTGCAGCCAGGACGGCTCGACCGCCAACATGCTGCAAGCGATTTACGACGCCTTCGGCCCGGGTTGCGGCAGCCTCTACAACGAAACCTCCGGCCTCTATAACATCGACCTCGGCTACCTGCCGGGACTCGAGCCCATCGGCGGTTTCAACAGCTATTACAACAGCCAATACTCGTCCCTTTGGGATTGGCGCAGCATCGGTCACTCCAATTACCACGGACTCCAGGTCAGCCTGCGCAAGGACGTGAGTAACGGAGTCAGCTTCGGCTTTAACTACACCTACTCCAAGTCAATGGATATCGAGTCGCAGTCAGAACGCGGCGCGCACTATCTGACGTCGAGCATCATCAATCCGTTCGACGTTAACCAGATGTATGGCCCCAGCGACTTCGACCTGCGCCACCAGATCAATGCCTACTGGGTGGCTGACTTGCCCTTCGGGCGCGGCAAGAAGTTCGGCAACGACATGAACCGCTGGATGGATACCTTCCTCGGCGGATGGCAACTCAACGGCACCACCCGCTGGTCTTCGGGTTACCCGGTCAGCATGTTTATGGGCTACGTCTGGCCGACCAACTGGGATGAAATGGGTTGGGCCAACACCACCGGCAACAAAATCGCCACTGGCACAACCATCATCAACGGCACTCCGTGGATCTTCAAGAACCCCACGCAGGCCTCGCTCGATGCAGCCAGCGGCGGCCCGTTTGACTACGCCTACCCCGGACAGAGCGGAAGTCGTAACAACATCCGCGGCGATGGCTACTTCGCCGTGGACATGAGCATTTCGAAGAACTGGAAGATCAAGGAAAGCAATTCTTTCCAGCTGCGCTGGAGCGTGTTCAACGTGACCAACAGCACCCGCTTCGACGCCTACAACTACATGCAGACGGAATGGGACTCGGGCAGCCTCGGCCAATACTCCGGCACGCTGACCCAACCGAGAATCATGGAATTCTCAGGGATCTTCCGCTTCTAA
- a CDS encoding aspartate aminotransferase family protein yields MSTYQEIVEREQQFLLGTYARYPLALQRGKGVYLFDFEGNKYLDMLSGLGVNALGHAHPRIVKVIRDQAAKVIHLSNLYYNEYQGLLAEKLCKLSGLQRAFFSNSGTEAIEGALKLVRAAGHDRGGEAKSKVVALDGSFHGRTLGALSLTGQPKYRKNFDPLPGAVQFIDRNDIEQLNAAVSDETCAIVIEPIQGEGGIRPASVEFLKAAREAATRHNAALIFDEIQCGMGRTGTMFAFQYFGVKPDVVCLAKPIAAGLPLGAFLVTEELGAAMSAGKHGTTFGGGPLASRVALEYFAILEEEHRLEQVQRVGAYFTAELQNLVDKFEIAVEQRGVGMIQALELSVPAKGFVEGAIAEGVLWNVTQENVIRFLPPFLTEEKHIDKGIKTLKKLLKATQKEAKAAKKAESAVAAQ; encoded by the coding sequence ATGAGCACTTATCAGGAGATCGTCGAACGCGAGCAGCAGTTCCTTCTCGGCACCTACGCGCGCTATCCGCTGGCATTGCAGCGGGGCAAGGGCGTTTATCTTTTCGACTTCGAGGGCAACAAGTATCTCGACATGCTGAGCGGGTTGGGCGTGAATGCGTTGGGACACGCGCATCCGCGGATCGTGAAGGTCATCCGCGACCAGGCGGCGAAAGTCATCCACCTCTCAAACCTCTATTACAACGAGTACCAGGGGTTGCTGGCGGAAAAGCTATGCAAGCTCTCGGGACTGCAGCGCGCGTTCTTCTCCAACAGCGGTACCGAGGCGATTGAAGGTGCGTTGAAGCTGGTGCGTGCCGCGGGGCACGATCGCGGGGGTGAGGCGAAAAGCAAAGTCGTGGCGCTGGATGGTTCGTTCCATGGACGCACGCTGGGCGCCCTCTCGCTCACCGGCCAGCCGAAGTATCGGAAGAACTTCGACCCGCTGCCGGGTGCAGTGCAGTTCATCGACCGCAACGACATCGAGCAACTGAACGCGGCGGTCTCGGATGAGACCTGCGCGATCGTGATCGAGCCAATCCAGGGCGAAGGCGGGATTCGTCCCGCAAGTGTGGAGTTTTTGAAAGCAGCACGCGAGGCGGCGACACGACACAACGCAGCTCTGATTTTCGACGAGATTCAATGTGGCATGGGACGCACCGGCACCATGTTCGCGTTCCAGTACTTCGGCGTGAAGCCGGATGTAGTCTGCCTGGCGAAGCCAATTGCGGCAGGCCTGCCGCTGGGCGCGTTCCTGGTGACAGAAGAATTGGGGGCGGCGATGTCGGCGGGCAAGCACGGCACCACATTCGGTGGCGGACCTCTCGCGTCCCGCGTGGCGCTGGAATACTTCGCGATCCTCGAAGAAGAACATCGTCTGGAGCAGGTGCAGAGGGTCGGCGCCTACTTCACAGCGGAGTTGCAGAACCTGGTGGACAAATTCGAAATCGCGGTGGAGCAGCGCGGCGTGGGGATGATCCAGGCGCTGGAGTTGAGTGTTCCGGCGAAGGGATTTGTGGAAGGCGCAATCGCCGAGGGCGTGCTCTGGAACGTGACCCAGGAGAACGTCATTCGTTTCCTCCCGCCGTTTCTGACGGAAGAAAAGCACATCGATAAGGGAATTAAGACGCTGAAGAAGCTGCTGAAGGCCACGCAGAAGGAAGCGAAGGCGGCGAAGAAGGCAGAGAGCGCGGTCGCGGCGCAATAA
- a CDS encoding alpha/beta fold hydrolase produces MGQTTEHDFTLPTGHRMHYRKVGNGPPVVLIHGLIASSFSWRFNLPALAQHFTCYAVDLLGMGDAERPSGVDVSPRGLAEGLVAFLKAQSGGPWSIIGTSHGGAVAIWLARLARAAGLELNRLVLSAPANPWSQHGRRLAPFAAHPISRAVVKASRWAYIPVRRMTFSRMYGDRRLITKETLAGYARPLKIKGTVPHCLDLLKNWVRNVDELEGVMRGIDVPTLLVWGTKDRLVYFSSAQRMLETIPDARLLKIEGAGHLPYEERPEEWNAAVVPFLRDAH; encoded by the coding sequence TTGGGCCAAACCACTGAGCACGATTTCACGCTCCCGACGGGCCATCGCATGCACTATCGGAAGGTAGGCAACGGCCCGCCCGTGGTGCTCATTCATGGGCTGATCGCGTCTTCCTTTTCATGGCGCTTTAATCTTCCTGCCCTGGCGCAGCACTTCACCTGCTACGCCGTAGATCTGTTGGGGATGGGCGACGCCGAGCGTCCTTCGGGAGTGGATGTGTCGCCGCGCGGGCTGGCCGAGGGGCTGGTGGCTTTCCTGAAGGCGCAGAGCGGCGGGCCGTGGAGCATCATTGGAACTTCACACGGCGGTGCAGTGGCAATCTGGCTGGCGCGGCTGGCTCGTGCGGCGGGACTGGAACTGAATCGGCTGGTGCTGTCGGCACCGGCGAATCCTTGGTCGCAGCATGGACGTCGGCTAGCTCCGTTCGCCGCGCATCCGATTTCGCGCGCGGTGGTGAAGGCTTCGCGATGGGCGTATATCCCGGTGCGACGCATGACGTTCTCGCGAATGTATGGCGACCGTCGGCTCATCACAAAAGAAACGCTGGCGGGCTATGCACGGCCATTGAAGATCAAGGGCACGGTGCCGCACTGCCTCGATCTGCTGAAAAACTGGGTGCGCAACGTCGATGAACTCGAGGGCGTCATGCGCGGGATTGATGTTCCTACGCTCCTGGTGTGGGGGACGAAGGACCGACTGGTGTATTTCTCTTCGGCGCAGCGAATGTTGGAGACGATTCCTGACGCGCGACTGCTGAAGATCGAAGGCGCTGGGCACCTGCCGTATGAAGAGCGTCCCGAAGAGTGGAATGCCGCCGTGGTACCTTTCCTGAGAGACGCACATTAG
- a CDS encoding DedA family protein: MEFLFDFLREHFQQHGYWTVAIALLLENAGVPVPGESILLFASFVAYSQGTIRIPLLIVVAIASAVAGDNIGYWIGLRGGRPLLEKYQKFFRISHQTLVKGEQSFERYGSATVFIARFVFGLRIICGPLAGVLRMPWRRFLLFNVLGATVWVVAMVTIGALFGRHWNKVVEVMGGVNAVIFVAVAIALFLAWRHFRRRR; the protein is encoded by the coding sequence GTGGAGTTCCTCTTCGATTTTCTGCGCGAGCACTTCCAGCAGCATGGCTACTGGACGGTCGCCATTGCGCTGCTACTGGAAAATGCCGGCGTTCCGGTGCCGGGCGAAAGCATCCTGCTGTTCGCCTCGTTCGTCGCCTACTCACAGGGTACGATTCGCATTCCATTGCTGATCGTCGTGGCAATCGCATCGGCGGTGGCGGGCGACAATATCGGGTACTGGATCGGGCTGCGCGGCGGGCGCCCACTGCTGGAGAAGTACCAGAAGTTCTTCCGCATTTCGCATCAGACCCTGGTCAAGGGCGAGCAATCGTTCGAACGCTACGGGTCGGCGACGGTATTCATCGCCCGGTTTGTGTTCGGGCTGCGGATCATCTGCGGGCCGCTGGCCGGCGTGCTGCGGATGCCGTGGCGGCGCTTCCTGTTATTCAATGTTCTCGGCGCGACCGTGTGGGTGGTGGCTATGGTCACGATCGGAGCGCTCTTCGGCCGGCACTGGAACAAGGTCGTCGAGGTAATGGGCGGCGTGAATGCCGTGATATTTGTGGCGGTAGCGATCGCGTTGTTCCTGGCTTGGCGGCATTTTCGTCGCCGCCGCTGA